CCTCGAGAACGGTCCCGTCCGGCAACGAGACCTCCCCGGTGGTCCCCACGGGCAGCGTCACCGTCAGGTGGAACGCCTCGCCCGCCAGTCGCCAGGCCGCCGAGACCTCGCCGTACGGCGAGAGGTGTCGGCCGGACGCGTGCGTGAGTCCCCCGCCCGGGCGTGGAGCGAACCTCACGCGTCGCCACCCGGGCGCCGCGGGCGCGAGGCCCGCGACGGTCGCGTGCATCCAGTCGGCCACGGCACCGAGCGCGTAATGGTTGAAGCTCGTCATCTCTCCGGGATTGACCGTTCCGTCGGGCAGCATGCTGTCCCAGCGCTCCCAGATCGTCGTGCCACCCATGTCCACCGTGTACAGCCACGAGGGGCACGAGCGCTCGAGCACCAGGTCGTAGGCCCGGTCCACGTGCCCCGCCCCGGTCAAGGCCGGAGCCACGACGGGTGTCCCCGCGAAACCCGTGGCGATGCGGTTGCCGGCGGCGGTGACGAGTTCGGCGAGACGGTCGCCGGCCGTCCGGGCGTCGTCTCCTCGGACGAGCCCGAACTCGAGGGCGAGGCCGAGGGCGGTCTGCGCATCGCTCGTCGTGCGACCCCGGCCGTCGGTGTAGCGACCGACGAACGCGACCCGCACCTCGTCGGCGACGGTGTCGTAGTGGGTCGCGTCGGCGGTCCTCCCGAGGACCCGTGCGGTCATCGCGAGGTGCCGGGTCGACCAGTAGAGGTATGCCGTCGCGACAAGGTGGCGGTCGGTCAGCGCGTCGGCCGGGTCGTCCGGAGGCGCAGCGGGGTCGAGCCAGTCGCCGAGTTGGAAGCCCTCGTCCCAGATCCGGTCCTCACCGGCCCTCGAGACGATCAGGTCGACCCAGGCCTTGGCGGAGTCCCACTGGCGAGCCAGTACCCCCGCGTCGCCGAAGCGCTCGTAGAGGGTCCAGGGCGTCAGCACCGCGGCGTCACCCCAGACGGCCCCCGGCTCGATCGGCTCCCACGAGGGGCCGCCGGGGATGCGCGGCACGAACCAGGGCACCGTGCCGTCGGGAAGCTGGTCGACGGCGAGGTCCTGCAGCCAGGAGCCGAGCATGCCCGAGCAGTCGTACAGGAAGGAGGCGGTGGGCGCGAAGACCTGGATGTCACCCGTCCAGCCGAGTCGTTCGTCCCGCTGGGGACAGTCCGTCGGGATGTCGACGAAGTTGCCCCGGGTGCTCCAGAGCACGTTCTCGTGGAGGCGTTCGAGACCGGGGTCGGAGCACGAGAACCAGCCCGTCCGCTCCATGTCGGTGTGCAGCACGCGGGCGACCACCGCGGTCGGATCGAACTCACCCGGCCAGCCCTCGATCTCGGCGTATCGGAAGCCGTGGACGGTGAAGCGGGGCTCCCAGGTGACCGGCCCGTCACCGCGCAACGTGACGACGTCCTCGGCGGCGGCCAGCCGCAGGGTGCGTCGGTAGAGCTCCCCGTCCTGCAGCACCTCGGCGTGACGCAGAGTCACGACCCGACCTGCCTCGCCGTCGACCGTGATGCGGAGTCGACCGACGAGGTTCTGCCCGAAGTCGAGCACGACGGTGCCCCGCGGGGTGATCCGGTGCGCCACGGGGGTCAGTTCGTCGGTGCAGCGCACCGGGGGCTGCTCGGGCGCGACGAGAGTCCGGGGGTCGCGCTCCCCCACGGTCACAGGGGTCCATCCCCGGCCGTCGCCCCCGACGGAGGACCAGGCGTCATCGTCGAGGCGGAGGTCGTGGCGTTCACCGTCGTAGAGCCCACTGAACGAGATCGGACTCGCTTGCGCCTCCCACCGGTCGTCCGTCGCGACGACCACGCGCCTTCCGTCGGCGAGTTCGACCTCGAGCTGGGCCAGGAACGCGAGATCGGTCCCGTAGAGGTCGTGGTACCCGCCGTTGAAGCCGAGTCGTCCCCGGTACCAGCCGTCGCCGAGCCACGCCCCGAGGACGTTCTCGCCGGCGACCAGGAGGTCGGTGACGTCGTGGGTGCGGTACCGCAGGCGGCTGCCGTACGAGGTCCATCCCGGCGAGAGTTCGTCCGAGCCGACCCGTGTGCCGTTCAGTTCGGCCTCGAACACACCGTGGGCCGTGGCGTAGAGCCGGGCCGAGACGACATCGCCGTCGAGCTCGAACGAGCGCCGGACCCGGGCGGGCCGCCGGTCGGTACCCGCCTCCTCGTCCCACGAGCCGCCCACCGGCCGGGCCTGCCAGTCGGACGGTGCCAGGAGGCCGGCCTCGAGGGCCGTCGAGGCGCTCCACGGCGACACCGAGCCATCGGCGCCCGAGACCCGGACGCGCACCTGGACACGCTGCCTCGATGCGAGGTCGGCGAAGGGCCAGGGCACGAGCACCTGATCGCGCGTCGAGATGACGGCCGTGGCCACTCGTCGCGCACCGGACTCGAGGGCGATCTCGACGGACTCCTGTCGCCAGCCGGTCGGCCCGTCGAGCTGCCAGCTCAGACGGGGACGCGGAGTGCCGAGACCCAGGGCCTCACGAGTGTGCTCGACGCGGAGGTCGGTGACCGTCGTGCTCATCGTCATCCCTTGACCGCCCCTGCGGTCAGACCCTTCTGCACTTGCTTGTTGAGGAACAGGTAGATCACGAGGATCGCCCCGACGTTGAGGCAGATGGCTGCGAAGAGCGGTCCGTACTGCACCGATCCGAACTGGCCCGTGAAGTTCAGCAGGCCGACCTGCAGCGTGCGGAGCGATCCCGAATTGGTGAAGGTCAGCGCGATCAGAAGGTCGTTCCAGAGCATGAAGAACTGCACCAGCCCGACGGTGAAGAGCGCATTCCGCACCATGGGCAGCCCGACGAGGAAGAACGACCGGATGAGTCCGGCGCCGTCGAGGGTCGCTGCCTCGAAGATCTCGCGGGGGACGGCGCGGAAGAACGTCGCCATGAGGAAGACCGCCAGAGGCAGGCTCGTCGCGGTGTACGTGATGAGCAGCGGCCACAGTGTGCCGGTGAGGCCGAGACGGAAGTACGCCGCGAACAACGGCAACAGGATCATCTGGGTCGGCACCATGATGCCGGCGAGGAACGTGATGAGGATCGCCCCGCGTCCCTTCCACACGAGGACCTCGAGGGCGAAGCCGGCCATCGAGCCGAAGAGCAGCACGAGCAGCAACGACGGGAAGACCGTCAGGACGGAGTTGAGCGCGTACTGCGCGAAGTTGCCCTGAGTCCACGCGAAGACGTAGTTGTCGAGATTCCATTGCCGGGGCAGGGCCCAGACGGGCTGTTCGAGGAACTCGGTCTGCGTCTTGAACGAGCCGAGCAGCATCCAGACGAGCGGCCCCAGGACGATGACGAGGAGGAACGCCACGAGCACGCCGCTGACGACCTGCCCGAGGCGTCGTCGCGGGGCCCGACGCCGACGCGGTGCGGGACGACGAAGGGGCGTGGCCGCGGGAGGGAGGGAGGTGTCGACTGAGGTCATCGGTCAGTCCTTCGTGAGGTCGCGTCGATTGGCGCGGAAGATGAAGACGGTCACCAGCAGCGACACGATCGTGAGCAGGAACGCGACGGTGCTGCCGTAGCCGTACTGGCCGAAACGGAACGACGTGTCGAACATGTAGATCGTCAGGGGGCTGGTCGACGTGCCCGGGCCGCCGTTGGTGAGGGCGAGGATGCTGTCGAAGACCTTCAAGGTGCCGTTGGCGGAGAAGATCAACGACGAGACGAGCACGGGCAGCGAGAGGGGCAGGACGATCCGACGGACCAGGCCGAAGCCGGACGCGCCGTCGATGCGGGCCGACTCGAAGACCTCTTCCGGGATGTCGAGCAGACCGGCGTAGAGGAGGACGCCGTAGAACCCCATCGACCGCCAGACGTCCATGACGATGATGACGAGGAAGGCCGTCCCTCCGTCCCCGAACCAGTCGACCGATGACAGCCCGACCGCTTCGAGGGCGGTGTTGACGAGACCGTTCTGGGGGGCGATCGCGAACATCTGCTGGAAGAGCAGCGCGACGGCGACGGTGGGCAGGACGACGGGGAAGAAGACCAGCGTGCGGACGGCGCTCGACCATCTCCGCAGCACGAAGACGTAGAGCAGCGACAGCAGGTAGCCGAAGCCGACCTGCAACACGGTCATCAGCACGGCGTACCGGATCGTCACGAGCAGGGCGTCTCGGACGCGCGCGTCGGAGACGAGCCGGACGTAGTTGTCGAACC
This genomic interval from Frigoribacterium sp. Leaf415 contains the following:
- a CDS encoding glycoside hydrolase family 78 protein; the protein is MSTTVTDLRVEHTREALGLGTPRPRLSWQLDGPTGWRQESVEIALESGARRVATAVISTRDQVLVPWPFADLASRQRVQVRVRVSGADGSVSPWSASTALEAGLLAPSDWQARPVGGSWDEEAGTDRRPARVRRSFELDGDVVSARLYATAHGVFEAELNGTRVGSDELSPGWTSYGSRLRYRTHDVTDLLVAGENVLGAWLGDGWYRGRLGFNGGYHDLYGTDLAFLAQLEVELADGRRVVVATDDRWEAQASPISFSGLYDGERHDLRLDDDAWSSVGGDGRGWTPVTVGERDPRTLVAPEQPPVRCTDELTPVAHRITPRGTVVLDFGQNLVGRLRITVDGEAGRVVTLRHAEVLQDGELYRRTLRLAAAEDVVTLRGDGPVTWEPRFTVHGFRYAEIEGWPGEFDPTAVVARVLHTDMERTGWFSCSDPGLERLHENVLWSTRGNFVDIPTDCPQRDERLGWTGDIQVFAPTASFLYDCSGMLGSWLQDLAVDQLPDGTVPWFVPRIPGGPSWEPIEPGAVWGDAAVLTPWTLYERFGDAGVLARQWDSAKAWVDLIVSRAGEDRIWDEGFQLGDWLDPAAPPDDPADALTDRHLVATAYLYWSTRHLAMTARVLGRTADATHYDTVADEVRVAFVGRYTDGRGRTTSDAQTALGLALEFGLVRGDDARTAGDRLAELVTAAGNRIATGFAGTPVVAPALTGAGHVDRAYDLVLERSCPSWLYTVDMGGTTIWERWDSMLPDGTVNPGEMTSFNHYALGAVADWMHATVAGLAPAAPGWRRVRFAPRPGGGLTHASGRHLSPYGEVSAAWRLAGEAFHLTVTLPVGTTGEVSLPDGTVLEVGHGRHELTCPVAEEVGTA
- a CDS encoding carbohydrate ABC transporter permease yields the protein MTSVDTSLPPAATPLRRPAPRRRRAPRRRLGQVVSGVLVAFLLVIVLGPLVWMLLGSFKTQTEFLEQPVWALPRQWNLDNYVFAWTQGNFAQYALNSVLTVFPSLLLVLLFGSMAGFALEVLVWKGRGAILITFLAGIMVPTQMILLPLFAAYFRLGLTGTLWPLLITYTATSLPLAVFLMATFFRAVPREIFEAATLDGAGLIRSFFLVGLPMVRNALFTVGLVQFFMLWNDLLIALTFTNSGSLRTLQVGLLNFTGQFGSVQYGPLFAAICLNVGAILVIYLFLNKQVQKGLTAGAVKG
- a CDS encoding carbohydrate ABC transporter permease; translated protein: MNPLLGDRRATLILIGPALLIYSVVMLVPIVASFGYTFTTGNAITGFTFSGFDNYVRLVSDARVRDALLVTIRYAVLMTVLQVGFGYLLSLLYVFVLRRWSSAVRTLVFFPVVLPTVAVALLFQQMFAIAPQNGLVNTALEAVGLSSVDWFGDGGTAFLVIIVMDVWRSMGFYGVLLYAGLLDIPEEVFESARIDGASGFGLVRRIVLPLSLPVLVSSLIFSANGTLKVFDSILALTNGGPGTSTSPLTIYMFDTSFRFGQYGYGSTVAFLLTIVSLLVTVFIFRANRRDLTKD